DNA sequence from the Nicotiana tomentosiformis chromosome 3, ASM39032v3, whole genome shotgun sequence genome:
cccctctaataaagcatataatacgagtgcgcggtaacgagggacatcagttttatgttggcatggcagcagtcggttacaaatgaaatttagagccacacgtgctaacgcactcatgaattcctttgctatagagtggtactccatactcccatgcttccattctgcatccttcctggtagggcataggacagacttaatgtgtgcataatctggtgttttgcatatggcgtcaaacctgtcagtgagtgtgtgtggcacccttaagaagttattcagagcttcagctgacacattaatatctatccctcttactcgcacaatgtttccccgtgcgtgacgccaattggcgtagagctctctaacaatggtgaggttggctttgccatgacctttcagaatgggtccccatttttgcacctctcgaattgactggagaaactctgagtactttgtcttaagtggtccgatgtttatcggcttttccggaatgtacttctttgaaaccaatatcttcttataggctcggaatgccttctcattaacaaagtatttctcccaatcaactcggtctatgggttcaccttcgtcttcatcactcatgttgatctgtaggtggtcattgtccgaatcggaatcggattcagattctgtagtaatcttctccttccctttatcagttggagcactcattctcgaagcttttctttggtatgtcacaggctctcgtatctctattcctttgcttggtgtaatacccttcttcactgtcctccggaccaatgtttcctcctcctcttgctctgaatcattcacttaactgcctaggcagcagttccatttccttctccgtccgcttcctctttttctgtggatttggaccgcccgctgcccttccggtaggctttttgggcggttgtttgttaccatctttgtcttgttgcttggatggtttactcgctgctgtcattttacgaatctaagtacctgcaatgcaaagaattcaacaattagcagatgaaacagcgaagttcagcctGAAAGCAATTGCgacagcttgcagacttcaatttatttgtaaagtcatgccattcactcttcatggaattgtagctcatgactttcagcaagtatgtgataactttcttcaaaaactcaatttcacatagcccctcactcgaccccacacttattctcaagcatacaccaatgttgctcggttactcagacttcaccgacgcctaaatttttctcagggacaattcgtcgaacatgtggtatgcaacaagtgtgcctagttcattctatcagttgagcagtgcaactaccctcccaaagttggacgagatgaagggaattatagtttatcatctctcaaccattacaactaccaagaacgacagccctaaaaatcttgaaattgcaaaacctacttgttgctaccattgaaggagggaggagagacgaatttggagagaagccaacggaagaacgaagaggatgatgcgtacctgtcgcgtttgatcTTATTGCGATACAATTTcgatgagagaattctgttctgcgttcgtaggcgtcgccaaaacgagacgagtggatgcgtcgcaagaaacgtttttgttcgaataggttatcttaagatgtgttaaaatatatattacttacctgtgcgtgcgagctttgacgcgacgcatccccttgtcttccttcaaaaattttcggacgcgatacgggcgcgataggcagacttcactgccttgagcaattggcccgtcaattttttttttgctgagggggacgcgacgcatccgcctcgttttcttgaataaaatctatGTCCTACGAAAAGAAGGGAGacaaaaaaaaactaactaacttgggtggcctcccaagaagcgcctgatttaacgtcgcggcacgacgcaacatgttcttcatgcctccactaagtccattgtggtcttgtgacgtgcaatgtcaccaccccaatagtgttttactctttggccatttaccaagaatgtcgtattggaccccttttcacacaattctatcgcaccatgaggtttcacactaaccacttcaaacggacccgaccatcgagatttaagctttcctggaaaaagctttagccttgaattaaacagtagaatttgttgacctggttcaaactcacgatgttggatatgcttatcatgccatctttttgtcttctctttatacaatttggcattttcatacgcatgcaatcgaaactcatcaagctcgtcgagttgtagcaatctcttttcaccggccaagtccatctccatatttagctttttaatcgcccaataagctttgtgttcaagctcgacgggcagatggcaggccttcccataaaccaacctgtacggagaagtgcctattggggtcttgtacgcagtgcgatatgcccataatgcgtcatccagcttcccggcccagtcctttctattcatacttactgt
Encoded proteins:
- the LOC138907146 gene encoding uncharacterized protein, with translation MSAPTDKGKEKITTESESDSDSDNDHLQINMSDEDEGEPIDRVDWEKYFVNEKAFRAYKKILVSKKYIPEKPINIGPLKTKYSEFLQSIREVQKWGPILKGHGKANLTIVRELYANWRHARGNIVRVRGIDINVSAEALNNFLRVPHTLTDRFDAICKTPDYAHIKSVLCPTRKDAEWKHGSMEYHSIAKEFMSALARVALNFICNRLLPCQHKTDVPRYRALVLYALLEGIPLNFGAIMHDQMQRTRMNYKWRLFFANTLTAFLTERGVLWDKENDDIEAKAPGPYDVTHVLEPNKGRSSKLTVQQLFEHMQADMQENRAELIATRVELSATRDELRQTRADLSRVQTEQATMMKEISLLLRALVQCAGTDISQLIASSTAGPSTPVPPIVTEAPLNRPIEVAVTPDTESAPVVDDRNAMDADAPPP